The genomic window tgccccctccccctgggcacgccccctgcctcgtggcccccctgaacgtccaccgacctcaactccaactccatatatttgctttcacggagaaaaaaatcagagagaaagtttcatcacgttttacaatacggagccgttgccaagccctaatctctcttgggagggctgatctggagtccgttcggggctccggagagggggattcgtcgctgtcgttatcatcaaccatcctccatcaccaatttgatgatgctcactgccgtgcgtgagtaattccattgtaggcttgctggacggtgatgggttggatgatatttaccatgtaatcaagttagttttgttatggtttgatccctagtatccactatgttctgagattgatgttgctatgactttgctatgcttaatgcttgtcactagggcccgagtgccatgatttcagatctgaacctattatgttttcatgaatatatgtgagttcttgatcctatcttgcaagtctatagtcacctattatgtgttatgatccgacaaccccaaagtgacaataatcgggatacttctcgatgatgaccatagtttgaggagttcatgtattcactaagtgctaatgctttggtctagtactctattaaaaggaggccttaatatcccttagtttccattaggaccccgctaccacgggagggtaggacaaaagatgtcattcaagttcttttccataagcacgtatgactatattcggaatacataactacattacatcgatgaactggagctagttctgtgtcaccctatgttataagtattacatgaggaatcacatccgacataattatccatcactgatgcaatgcctacgagcttttcacatattgtgctttgcttatttactttaccgttgctgctgttacaattgctacaaaactactacttttacttttgccactgttaccgttacttccatactactttgctactaaatactttgctgcagatactaagttatccaggtgtggttgaattgacaactcaactgctaatacttgagaatattctttggctccccttgtgtcgaatcaataaatttgggttgaatactctaccctcgaaaactattgcgatcccctatacttgtgggttatcatggcctGCGCGTCCACCTGGCCGCAGCGCCCGTGGGATGACGAAGCTGCTGGAGTCAGTGACGGAGTAGCAGTGCGGCCATCACGGTgcaccgacgggtgcagcgatgaagcttgctgctcgtggccggcagggcccgtggcggtgttggccaccggagaaggagcaTGGCGGGCGCAGCCGTCACCCGCCGGAGCCGTCTGAGTGAGGCGGGCGGTCACCGCGGCCTAATGCTTGGCGCGAGCCCTTCGTGCGCCGACCATGGAGATGTCGGAGCAGAGACGGATTGAACAACGGAAGATAGgatctgacgcacccctacctgtgcgccaaatgtcggatttcgggatccggcaacccgtgagaggttcaaacactagggtgcgtgcggagatctcaacctgcccagcctgcctacttgcgatcctccctagcctagcgtgtAGAGCTCACAGAGACGCAAAGACACatagatttatattggttcgggccaccgttgtggtgtaataccctactccagtgtggtgtggtggattgcctcgaggggctatggatgaactagtacaaaggatgaacaagcctcaggaggtgaggtgttcttgagctggtgtggtgctcgggGTGGAATGGATCCCCCCCCCCActgtggtggtggctaagtcctatatatagtcgccttggtcctcttcccaaatatgagcgggaagggactCCGCAAcgacgggatttgaaaggggacaagtagtacaatctatcctgacaaaagtagtcttcgcctgcgaaaagcctctggtcgtaacgcagcggtgggctcggtgataaACTCCGTCTTgttgtcctggtggtcttggtcttgttgcaccagaatggaaacctttggctgattccttgggactccgcgcctgtggcttgcctcccttgcaccaaagaggaaacctgcgctctgcacccgcctggtgcccgcctggccttggtcgtcatggctcacgtcagctaagcctcatgaggtagctgcatagatctctctgcccctcaggagcccttctgaggaggccaactcctttgGGTGTCTTGGCATTGTCCGCCTCGCgacgcttggcccctcgtgagggtcttgctgcgttggtgttgaagctgggccgtaccaggccatcgacgaggccaggccgcaggcaggactggatacccccaagtccaggacgccgacaacaTGATCCTCgataagcgacccaaatccacctcctttaaaccagcagacaaaatagtcaaattctaagtccacccaacggactccactgATACATCATCCATCGGGGCAGAACTGGACCCCACGGTTGACGCTGCACTGCGGGCGTTCCtatgcgaaaactgggacatattcgcctggcacccttctgatatgccagggatcccacgtaggctggccaaACATAGCCTAagcatactgaagggatacaagccggtcaagcaaacattgcGACGCTTTTCCAAATCCAAacaacaagccatgggggaggagctagccaagttactcgaggccggattcatcacagagataaaacacctggactggctagcaaaactggtgatggtaccaaagaaggataaatcctggcgcctatgtgtcgatttcaaagacctcaacaaggcctgccctaaggatcccttcccccctgcattgatcagattatcgacgctaccgcaggacacgactcattatgTTTCGTTGACGCATATTCCAGATCctatcaaatcaagatgaaggattccgatcaagccgcaacgacatttatcaccccatccgggcctttctgcttcaacactatgcctttcgggctcaaaaacgccggtgccacctatcaacgcatgattcaaacatgcctggagaaacaaatcgccaagacagttgaagcatacgtggatgacataGTCATCAAAACCATGCATGtggagtcattaatagacgatctacgtctcacattcaacaacctctgaacatactacatcaagctcaatccggaaaagtgtgttttcggtgtttccgctggaaaactgctgggcttcatcatttccaatagggGAATTCAGGCgtacccagctaaaatccgagctttgtcacagttgcctatgccaacagacctcaagcaagtCTAAAAACTATCCGGCTGTGTGGTagctttaagccactttatctccagactaggagaaaaggcgttgccactctatcgccttctgcgACGCACCAATCACTTTGACTGGACGGACACGGCAATgaccggactagaagaaataaaggctcttctagcaagcaacccaatcctggccgcgcagggaacccatgttattatacatatcggccacacaccaagtcgtaagcgtggtgctcgtcgttgaacgagaggaggacggacacaaattcccgcttcaaaagacggtatactacgtatccaccgtcctcacaccatgcaaatcctggtacgCTCATTACCAAAAAATAACATACGTGGTCTTCATGAAATCCCGGAatctacgacactactttcaagagtgctcaataacggtggcctccaaagtaGCACTcattgacataataaataaccacgacGCCACGgaccggattgccaagtgggccattgagctcctcccattcgacataacatacaaaccgcggcgggccattaaatctcaagtactgtccgactttgtcgccgaatggaccgaggccgaactccctaaggactatggcacatattccaactgggtcatgcatttcgacagctccaaaatgctggcaggcctaggggcaggcgttgtcctaacatcccccatgggagatacagttcagtacgtcctccaaatattattcacagactccaatgatgacccacaagtgtagtggatctatcgtagtcctttcgataagtaagagtgtcgattccaacaaggagcagaaggaaatgacaagcggttttcagtaatgttttctctgcaagcactgaaattgtaggtaacatatagttttgtgataagataaattgtaacgagtaataagcaatgaaagtaaataaagtgcagcaaggtggcccaatcctttttatagcaaaggacaagcctggacaatttcttataatgataaaagcgctcccgaggacacatgggaattatcgtcaagctagtttcatcacgctcatatgattcacgttcggtactttgataatttgatatgtgggtggaccggtgcttgggtactgcccttacttggacaagcatcccacttatgattaacccctattgcaagcattcacaactacaaaagaagttttaaggtaaacctaaccacaacattaaacatatggatccaaatcagccccttacggagcaacgcataaactagggtttaagcttctgtcactctagcaacccatcatctacttattacttcccaatgccttcctataggcccaaataacggtgaagtgtcatgtagtcgacattcacataacaccactagaggagagacaacatacatctcatcaaaatatcgaacgaataccaaattcacaagactactaataacaagacttcacccatgtcctcaggaacaaatgtaactactcataaagcatattcatgttcataatcagaggagtaataatatgcattaaggatctgaacatatgatcttccaccaagtaaaccaattagcatcaactataaggagtaatcaacactactagcaacccacaggtaccaatttgtggttttggatacaagattggatacaagagatgaactagggtttgagaggagatggtgttggtgaagatgttgatggagattgaccccctcccgatgtgAGGATCGTTGGAGGGATGTTGATggagaacagctctgccgaagctctaaattggtccaaggttccgcctcatggcggcggagtttcgtcccatgagcttccttatgattttttccagggtaaaagccttcatatagcagaagatgggtaccggagggccaccagggggcccatgagacagggggcgcgcctagtaggggtgggcgcgcccccaccctcctggccagggtgtgggccccctcttgtgctttcttcgctcaataattcttattaaatcgaaaaataactttcatggagttgcgggacttttgttgctgtgcagaataggtttccaatatttgctccttttccagccagaatcccagctgccgtcattccccctcttcatagtaaagcttgtaaaataagagagaatagccataagtattgtgatataacgtgtaataacatcccataatgcaataaatattgatataaatcatgatgcaaaatggacgtatcaactcccccaagcttagacctcgcttctcctcaagcggaagccgaaaccggaaaatatgtccacatgtttagagatagaggtgtcgataaaaataaaatacggatgggcatcatgatcattcttataacagcaacataaatagatcttatcatatgatttcttatgctcaagtaaaaatcttttcacaatgtcaagtatggaacataaacttcattgggaactaacaaactataatctcagtcattgaagcaattgcaatttatcataacgtcagaaagagtcaagaatagagctttttagcaagtcaacatactcaactattatatagtcttctacaattgctaacactcacgcaatacttatggttatgaagttttaatcggacactaaaaaagataggggcttataatgttgcctcccaacgttttacctcaagggtaatgtcaacaataatagttcatgctaacgaacatccaattggatatatgtatcaggatctttccaacacaaggtgcttgccagaggataaaatgaaaaagggaaaggtgaagatcaccttggctcttgcataaagtaaaatacataaagtagaagataggcccttcgtagagggaagcagaggttgtcatgcgcttttagggttggatacacaaaatcttaataccaaataacgtcactttatattgccacttgtatatggacctttattatgaagtacgtcacttttattgcttccataacaagatcgtataaagcttattttctccgcactaataagtcatgcatatttagagagcaatttttattgcctgcagcgatgacaacttacttgaaggatcttactcaatccataggtagatatggtggactctcatggcaaaactgggtttaagaatatttggaagcacaagtagtatctctacttggtgctaggaatttttggctagcatgagggggaaaggcaagctcaacatgttaagaagatccatgacaatatactttaactgagatgcgagaaaacataaaccattatgttgtcttccttgtccaacgtcaactctttagcatgtcatactttaatgagtgctcacaatcataaaagatgtccaagatagtgtatttatatgtgaaaacctctctttccttattacttcctattaattgcaacgatgaccaaaactacgtttgtcaactctcaacaacttttatgcctcatactttctctgtgtaaagtcattactatccacaagattaatatgaactcttttattctttctattttttgtcaagatcatagcaaaatagcaaagcccctgactcaacactaatttaaacataaaAGAACGCTAGCCAACTCTGCCTCACAGAGCTCCCCCGATTTGGTGCTTTCGCTACCGTTGGATCGCGGTAAAATTCCCACCTGGCTCTTCTCGGCCGTTAGATATTCACCATATGTTTCACCTTATTATTTCTTTCACGTGAGTATGACCGGTGGGCCAATTTGTTGGTGGGGTCGTATTGTGTTGGCTGGGTGTGGAGTGGACGGGTGTGATTGGTTTCTCCTCGCACAGAGCCCATTGGGCAACCGTGCGAACCCTAGCCCCAATCCACAGTCCCCACGCCCCTCACTCCTCCCTCCCTCGTCCGCCGCCGcgctccctccctcctccctcctcttcctcctcctccctcgtctCCACGGCCTCTGCCCTAGGAGCCCCACTGCCGACTGCTACTCCACCACCacgccccttcctcctcctcgccttcccaTCGCTCGTGCACAGGTCGCCGCTGTGGCAGATCAGGGACAGTGCTGGGTCGTCAAGATGGGGTGGTTACAAAGGCTTCCCAGCCCAACGGCGCCGTCATGGGAGGAGGCTCACCATCGAAGAGTAGCCGCAGGTGCACAACATCCAAAGAGGTGCAGCCGGGAAGAGGTGAGGATAAGTCGCTTGATTGACAAGAGCAGAGCAGCGGATTGGATCGAGGGGGCCTGCATGTCCACGCCGCCTAGAGTCACCCTGACTGCCGTCTCAAGCCGCAACCGCGAGTCAACTGCACCGCTGCCGCCAGGAATCCCGTCCCCAGCAAGGTTACTTCCTCTGAATCCCTTCTCTACCTGATCCTCCTGCCCTGCTTATTACATGTGTGATGTGTGCGTGCTTGCTGCTGTCGTGCTGCGTTCGTACGTTCTTGCTTGCTGTGTGCGTGCGTTCTTGCTTGCTGTGTGCGTGCTTGCTGGCTTGCTGTTGGGTGCTTTGTTGCTGGGTGTTGATCCGCTGATGGCCTGATGCCGGTGCTTTGCTGTATATATATTTGTATAATGCTTGTATCATGGTTTATTGTAAACTGCTTGTTGTGGCTGACCTGTTGATGTTGCTGCTTTGCTGGCCAGGGAAGTTCAATGACATAAAGACACAGGAGATATTCAGTTATGTTGATTGGGGAAATTAATGATCATTCAGTCAACAAATGGGGCAGTATTCTGATCTTATTTCATCTCATGCATTGATTATTTATTGTCTTCTTTGCATACATATTTTATTAGTTATTCATATATACTTGTtaactccgcctatgtcttctaggcatagccggtcccaagccctggtaaaggaggagggttgtgataggcttggcgagccaacgtaaaaactagccagtcccataggtatgaaacccatttgagcgagaatagtactaggatgggtgacctcctaggaagtcctcgtgaaagggtttcatatctaagggttgtgataggcttggcgagccaacgtaaaaattagccagtcttttgggtatgaaatccatttgggcgagagtagtactaggatgggtgacctcctgggaagtcctcgtgaaagggtttcatatctagcctaccccaacttgtttgggataaaaggcttcgTAAAGTAAAGTATTCATATATACTTGTTGTATCTTTGTACTGCTGTTTTTACAAATTGCCGTATCCTATGTGCTTGTTTCCATATCGTCGTATCTGTGTTGTTATATGGTGCTTCATAGCAAAAACTTATACTTACTAAAGAAAGTGTTCCTTTTCTTGGTCCCATTGCTCCATAAGCATGATCACGTTTCTACTAATTGATTATACATATGATCTTTCTTTTGATTATTTTGTGATACTTCTGATTGACACTATGAGGTGCTTCCTTGTCATGCAGATTCATCCTTTACTTAAATACTGATGATGATATGGTTGTAAATTAGTCTGGTATGTGCCAATAGTTGTCTTCCCCAGAAGATTTTTTTTGTCAGAATAGCTTACCTAAAGAGTTGGTTTGCCTAGATGCATCATTTACTTATACACTGATGATATTGCTATAGCTAAACAAATGGGTGAAAAACCACATCAACCCAGCTATAAGAATGCAATCTTATGATTCATGCTCACCTATGGTTGGTTGCTATATTGTACATTCTTTTGACGAAACTATATTGTACATTTAATAACCTGACTTCTTCCATGAGATAGCACTACTTAGAGGTTTAACTGAGTGAGATTGGGTTTAGGGACAAGAAGAGGAACCATGGGCGGGTGCTCTTGCGACTCTCGGCTGGTTCCAAGATTGTGCTTGATCGATTTATCTGTCTGTGCAGGGATGGCAAGGCAGCTTGAAGGTGGTCACGGCCATCTCGCAGAGATGGTGCAAGCTGTCAAGAATCACGGTGCTGGGGCACTgcacttcaccgccgggtgcaagATGGTGGAAGTGTGCGAGTACCTGTTGAGGATGTCCAGGTGGACGTGGATGTCGTTGACCAAGCAGGTGTGTCTCTGCAAATTAATGTTGGTGTTTTTTGCTCTTTTCAGATTTTAAGCTTGGTGTATAAACATACATGTCATTCACTGTATGTAACTTTCAGTGCAAGATTAAAATAGGGGATACATCATTATGGAAGGTATATGATTGAATAGCAAATTGGATGGATTTACTGTCATATCATTTATTTGTGACTGCATGATCTGAATTGCGCATCTCTGAAAATATGTTAGGCTCTTGCCCTTGGAAGATTAGACTGCCCACTATACACATGCTTCAACTGAAAAACTGATTTTTTTAGAACAGCAGCCAATAGTATCAGCAGAACCACCCATCCATGGCACAACAGAACAGTAGCACAAGCAGCAGCACAACACCAGTAGCTCAAGCGGGAGCAGCTAGCACACGCACGAGAGTGGAAGAGGAGCTCATCGAGGCGGCTTCCGGTGATGAGGCAGATCCAGGTCGGCGGCCGGCCGGCTTttgagaggagggagaggcgggTCGTTGTCGAGGAGCGCGGCATCGAGAGGAAGAGAGAGTGCATCGGCGTCCTGCCTGAATGATCGTGCTTACCACCAAATTTTCAATGACCTTCATTAGTCAATTTCTTCACAGAATGGCGTACTATACGTTTTCTTGTGTTTAATCGGCATGCTCGCATTAGTGGACTCACTATAAACACGTACGCGGGCATGGCGTATGGGGTGGCGGCCAGGACTTTGGCCATCGGCACGAACTCTGATGTTTTGTGGTCTGATTTCAGCTTGATTTTGTTTTGTTTCACTTGCTATCTGCAGCCTCTTAGACTCTAGGTAGAAAGTGTTTAAAAGAGTTGACTTGTTAGTTTCCTAAAAATTTCTTccatgaaataatatgattacgaTCTTTAGGGTTGTTTTGCTGTCCCAAAGGCACACGGGAGTCTGCGGGAAAAAAACTGGCGACGTTTTCTCTTGGATATTCAGAAAATGGAGACACTCGGCGATCTGGCTCTGCTGCAGGTATGCCTTTTGTGCCCCTCTATTTACTTACTATGAGCATGGTTTAGTTTAGAGAGAACTACAGTGCTTTGAGGCTACTGTATGTGTTGTGTTCCCTATTGTTCATGGAAGTTGTTTTTTTGGGCATTATTCTACAAGGACCGTGTGTAACTACTTAGAAGCATGAAATAGCTATGTAGCCATCTGCCCAGCCAAGTACAAGGTAAAGTTCCTTCCTGTAATAGTAGCCTTACCTATTAAGGTAATGGCTTTCATTCTTCGGGATATAGGTGTTTCATGGTATGGTACAAAGTACTGATTGTGCAGGATGGTTGCAACATCTGAGCAAATAGTTGGTTTGAACATTTTGTAGTTGTGATTTGCACTAGGAGTTGCTGGCCTTTTTCGTATCAGCTTCGTCGTCGCCATACTTTTTTGGTAGATATTTAAACATAGCTCAGTACGTATCACGCTCGCAAAGGGAGAGACAAAGCATAGTTAGAGTCGCACAAGCTACTTGCTTCTTTCCTGAACAATTAGATTCTGATATTAATGCAATGCCGATTCCTACTTTCAGGTTTATTAGTTGGTTTTTTATATTGGCTTTAGGACGGCCAGTGTATTTTGGTTAATATATAATGTGCTGCCATTTGTTAACTTAAATATATTTTCATGCATTTTCTTTCGAAATCTTGCAAAACCATAACAAAAATTTCAGGAGTTATGAACAATTAGAAATACATTATACTGAAGGTTGAGTAAAATATGTCTTTTGGATTGAGCAAATATATAGCTGCAGAAATTTTGCAAATCAACACATAACAAGAATCTAAGGCTCTCTAGACTCCTTTTCCTTGCTAAATATGCACGCTTTCCATGGATTTTTTTTCAATATATTTAGCTTACCTAAAGAGTTGGTTTGCCCAGATGCATCATTTACTTATACACTGATGATATTGCTGTAGCTAAACAAATGGGTGAAAAACCACATCAACCCAGCTATAAGAATGCAATCTTATGATTCATGCTCACCTATGGTTGGTTGCTATATTGTACATTCTTTTGACGATACTATATTGTACATTTAATAACCTCACTTCTTCCATGAGAGAGCACTACTTAGAGGTTTAACTGAGTGAGATTGGGTTTAGGGACAAGAAGAGGAACCATGGGCGGGTGCTCTTGCGACTCTTGGCTGGTTCCAAGATTGTGCTTGATCGGTTTATCTGTCTGTGCAGGGATGGCAAGGCAGCTTGAAGGTGGTCACGACCATCTCGCAGAGATGGTGCAAGCTGCCAAGAATCAGGGTGCTAGGGCACTgcacttcaccgccgggtgcaagATGGTGGAAGTGTGTGAGTACCTGTTGAGGATTTCCAGGTGGACGTGGATGTCGTTGACCAAGCAGGTGTGTCTCTGCAAATTAATGTTGGTGTTTTTTGCTCTTTTCAGATTTTAAGCTTGGTGTATAAACATACATGTCACTCACTGTATGTAACTTTCAGTGCAAGATTAAAATAGGGGATACATCATTATGGAAGGTATATGATTGAATAGCAAATTGGATGGATTTACTGTCATATCATTTATTTGTGACTGCATGATCTGAATTGCGCATCTCTGAAAATATGTTAGGCTCTTGCCCTTGGAAGATTAGACTGATGTGGTGTTGATTTGTAAATAAATGGCATGCTTACCATTTTGATTTAGGTGTGTAGGCAGAAGCGAAAAAAGATCATAATCTCAGGTTTAGGCATGCACATGGCCACTGATCACAAATAAATAGGAACAAATGCAGTATTGTGATTTTGAGCAAGAGAAATAGAAGTACAGTTTAT from Triticum aestivum cultivar Chinese Spring chromosome 3B, IWGSC CS RefSeq v2.1, whole genome shotgun sequence includes these protein-coding regions:
- the LOC123070819 gene encoding uncharacterized protein isoform X9 — translated: MGGCSCDSRLVPRLCLIDLSVCAGMARQLEGGHGHLAEMVQAVKNHGAGALHFTAGCKMVEVCEYLLRMSRWTWMSLTKQAHGSLREKNWRRFLLDIQKMETLGDLALLQGWQGSLKVVTTISQRWCKLPRIRVLGHCTSPPGARWWKCILSLVYKHTCHSLYVTFSARLK
- the LOC123070819 gene encoding uncharacterized protein isoform X6, producing MGGCSCDSRLVPRLCLIDLSVCAGMARQLEGGHGHLAEMVQAVKNHGAGALHFTAGCKMVEVCEYLLRMSRWTWMSLTKQGCFAVPKAHGSLREKNWRRFLLDIQKMETLGDLALLQGWQGSLKVVTTISQRWCKLPRIRVLGHCTSPPGARWWKCILSLVYKHTCHSLYVTFSARLK
- the LOC123070819 gene encoding uncharacterized protein isoform X5 → MGGCSCDSRLVPRLCLIDLSVCAGMARQLEGGHGHLAEMVQAVKNHGAGALHFTAGCKMVEVCEYLLRMSRWTWMSLTKQGCFAVPKAHGSLREKNWRRFLLDIQKMETLGDLALLQLCSHLPSQVQGMARQLEGGHDHLAEMVQAAKNQGARALHFTAGCKMVEVCEYLLRISRWTWMSLTKQILPIL
- the LOC123070819 gene encoding uncharacterized protein isoform X2 is translated as MGGCSCDSRLVPRLCLIDLSVCAGMARQLEGGHGHLAEMVQAVKNHGAGALHFTAGCKMVEVCEYLLRMSRWTWMSLTKQGCFAVPKAHGSLREKNWRRFLLDIQKMETLGDLALLQLCSHLPSQVQGMARQLEGGHDHLAEMVQAAKNQGARALHFTAGCKMVEVCEYLLRISRWTWMSLTKQVCLCKLMLVFFALFRF
- the LOC123070819 gene encoding uncharacterized protein isoform X1; translation: MGGCSCDSRLVPRLCLIDLSVCAGMARQLEGGHGHLAEMVQAVKNHGAGALHFTAGCKMVEVCEYLLRMSRWTWMSLTKQGCFAVPKAHGSLREKNWRRFLLDIQKMETLGDLALLQLCSHLPSQVQGMARQLEGGHDHLAEMVQAAKNQGARALHFTAGCKMVEVCEYLLRISRWTWMSLTKQCKIKIGDTSLWKILPIL
- the LOC123070819 gene encoding uncharacterized protein isoform X7, encoding MARQLEGGHGHLAEMVQAVKNHGAGALHFTAGCKMVEVCEYLLRMSRWTWMSLTKQGCFAVPKAHGSLREKNWRRFLLDIQKMETLGDLALLQLCSHLPSQVQGMARQLEGGHDHLAEMVQAAKNQGARALHFTAGCKMVEVCEYLLRISRWTWMSLTKQCKIKIGDTSLWKILPIL
- the LOC123070819 gene encoding uncharacterized protein isoform X10, whose amino-acid sequence is MARQLEGGHGHLAEMVQAVKNHGAGALHFTAGCKMVEVCEYLLRMSRWTWMSLTKQAHGSLREKNWRRFLLDIQKMETLGDLALLQLCSHLPSQVQGMARQLEGGHDHLAEMVQAAKNQGARALHFTAGCKMVEVCEYLLRISRWTWMSLTKQCKIKIGDTSLWKILPIL
- the LOC123070819 gene encoding uncharacterized protein isoform X3 translates to MGGCSCDSRLVPRLCLIDLSVCAGMARQLEGGHGHLAEMVQAVKNHGAGALHFTAGCKMVEVCEYLLRMSRWTWMSLTKQGCFAVPKAHGSLREKNWRRFLLDIQKMETLGDLALLQLCSHLPSQVQGMARQLEGGHDHLAEMVQAAKNQGARALHFTAGCKMVEVCEYLLRISRWTWMSLTKQCKIKIGDTSLWKVYD
- the LOC123070819 gene encoding uncharacterized protein isoform X4 — translated: MGGCSCDSRLVPRLCLIDLSVCAGMARQLEGGHGHLAEMVQAVKNHGAGALHFTAGCKMVEVCEYLLRMSRWTWMSLTKQAHGSLREKNWRRFLLDIQKMETLGDLALLQLCSHLPSQVQGMARQLEGGHDHLAEMVQAAKNQGARALHFTAGCKMVEVCEYLLRISRWTWMSLTKQCKIKIGDTSLWKILPIL
- the LOC123070819 gene encoding uncharacterized protein isoform X8, giving the protein MGGCSCDSRLVPRLCLIDLSVCAGMARQLEGGHGHLAEMVQAVKNHGAGALHFTAGCKMVEVCEYLLRMSRWTWMSLTKQGCFAVPKAHGSLREKNWRRFLLDIQKMETLGDLALLQLCSHLPSQVQGMARQLEGGHDHLAEMVQAAKNQGARALHFTAGCKMVEVYFKLGV